From the genome of Drosophila melanogaster chromosome 2L, one region includes:
- the cort gene encoding cortex, isoform A has product MFVEMSVCDSPNKNSKLDKKSLTPFKKVRRKNWKQEAAYKSDTSKGQEVSYVGERFIPNRFERENIEFNLKYIGKRKERDILETGVTLTASYWRQSGFISNINRTFGIGERRLFQFSSQQGTRSRVVDNDSADSDWPCNPRARPYAIQNATHEMPGICSPVDYNMMDWSSGGMVAMSSGQDVMLWRNLDESTMVFSVESPTSLKYSPDGKHLAIGCMDRNYPVLDLWEVRSPTEFLVSYRKLFFKSMGYISCIEWSHDGKEVICGTQCGVIIVLAMPTLNTLMQLREHRHTVKKMKFAPTHKYFASSDTDGKIFIFDAVLKVRLLKLDGRSIVFDWHPWTGEDLAVAERSPASIFIFNIPRRQFVASYRRRDDRIVIKTLTYSKITGELLVNVIRRDDADLAVCEILVLASLNRVVDLMSHQDRGTLFLMWNPDGTKIATGGLDDTFSLWNFFPTYKREAILRKQEQKAKDKCSSLSLYKGIR; this is encoded by the exons ATGTTCGTCGAGATGAGTGTGTGTGACAGTCCCAATAAAAATTCCAAGCTGGACAAAAAGTCTCTGACGCCCTTCAAAAAGGTGCGGCGGAAAAACTGGAAACAGGAGGCGGCCTACAAG AGTGATACGAGCAAGGGGCAGGAGGTGTCCTATGTCGGCGAAAGATTCATACCCAACCGATTTGAGCGGGAGAACATCGAGTTCAACCTGAAGTACATTGGCAAGCGGAAGGAGCGAGATATCCTCGAAACG GGTGTCACTTTGACCGCCAGCTACTGGCGACAGAGCGGCTTCATATCGAACATCAACCGAACCTTTGGCATCGGAGAGCGCCGCCTGTTTCAGTTTAGCAGCCAGCAGGGCACAAGATCCAGGGTGGTCGATAACGACTCCGCCGATTCGGACTGGCCATGTAATCCACGGGCGCGACCATATGCCATTCAGAATGCCACCCATGAGATGCCTGGCATATGCAGTCCCGTCGACTACAACATGATGGACTGGTCGTCCGGCGGCATGGTGGCCATGTCCTCCGGACAGGATGTCATGCTGTGGCGCAATCTGGACGAGAGCACCATGGTCTTCAGCGTCGAGTCGCCCACTTCCCTCAAGTACTCGCCGGATGGCAAGCACCTGGCAATCGGCTGCATGGATAGAAACTATCCAG TTCTGGACCTCTGGGAGGTGAGGTCGCCTACGGAGTTCTTGGTCTCCTACCGCAAGCTGTTCTTCAAGTCCATGGGCTACATAAGTTGCATTGAGTGGTCCCACGACGGCAAAGAGGTCATCTGCGGCACTCAGTGCGGCGTCATCATCGTGCTGGCCATGCCCACGCTAAACACCCTGATGCAGTTGCGCGAGCATCGACACACGGTGAAGAAAATGAAGTTTGCTCCCACCCATAAGTATTTCGCATCCAGTGATACGGATGGCAAGATTTTCATCTTCGATGCGGTGCTAAAGGTTCGCCTGCTCAAGTTGGACGGCAGGTCCATAGTCTTTGACTGGCATCCGTGGACTGGAGAGGATTTAGCCGTTG CGGAGCGAAGCCCTGCGTCGATCTTCATATTCAACATCCCGCGCCGACAATTTGTGGCTTCGTACAGGCGCAGGGATGACAGAATCGTTATAAAGACACTAACATACAGCAAAATCACGGGCGAGTTGCTGGTCAACGTTATTCGGCGTG ATGATGCGGACCTTGCAGTGTGCGAAATTCTGGTCTTGGCCTCCTTAAACCGCGTGGTTGACTTGATGTCCCATCAGGATCGCGGCACCCTCTTCCTGATGTGGAATCCGGATGGAACGAAAATTGCCACCGGCGGACTGGACGACACCTTTTCGCTGTGGAACTTCTTTCCCACCTATAAGCGCGAGGCGATATTGAGAAAGCAAGAGCAAAAGGCCAAGGACAAGTGCAGCTCCCTGAGCCTGTACAAAGGCATACGGTGA
- the Nse1 gene encoding Non-SMC element 1, isoform A, producing MELVKRGFLRACKNHSYLSFELIDDILAPLCANHKTTKPGSKEAIRALVAEINDTISDLGQLLVFIKYPVKAEEYLVYAKTDATPDSVANTGLTAEECQYFSKLLDKIASEEDCHIAWNDAYNDIVLQASSKPLKKSRMQELLQKWIQMGYFMEVTDRIYLGPRSLVELSFYLSSNHADNIKNCTLCKCLVLWDIRCGSCNIQYHRGCIQTYLQRRDICPSCGNLWTTPIRRSIG from the coding sequence ATGGAGTTGGTGAAACGCGGGTTCCTGCGTGCGTGCAAGAACCACAGCTACCTCAGCTTCGAGCTGATCGATGATATCCTGGCCCCGCTATGTGCCAACCACAAGACTACAAAGCCCGGCAGCAAGGAGGCGATTAGGGCACTGGTGGCGGAGATTAATGACACCATCAGCGACTTGGGCCAGTTGCTGGTCTTCATCAAGTATCCGGTCAAGGCCGAGGAGTACCTGGTTTACGCCAAGACGGACGCTACGCCGGACAGCGTGGCCAACACCGGGCTCACTGCCGAGGAGTGTCAGTACTTTTCGAAACTGCTGGACAAGATCGCCTCCGAGGAGGACTGCCACATCGCCTGGAATGACGCCTACAATGATATCGTCCTACAGGCCAGCTCGAAGCCGTTGAAGAAGAGCCGCATGCAGGAGCTGCTCCAGAAGTGGATCCAAATGGGCTACTTCATGGAGGTGACCGACAGAATCTACCTAGGTCCACGTAGCCTCGTCGAGCTCAGTTTCTATTTGAGCTCGAACCACGCCGATAACATAAAAAACTGCACGCTGTGCAAGTGCCTGGTGTTGTGGGACATTCGCTGCGGGTCCTGCAACATCCAGTACCACCGCGGGTGCATCCAAACCTACTTGCAGAGACGCGATATTTGCCCCTCCTGCGGCAACCTATGGACAACTCCAATAAGACGCTCCATTGGTTAA
- the CG34310 gene encoding uncharacterized protein, isoform D produces the protein MSFINGFKRFATTTVGLMAIGIGSTVIFYTTHRLVIKPYLLEKRRLEAEASAEYLFQQEVHSQIGESRPKRSEY, from the coding sequence ATGAGTTTCATTAACGGCTTCAAAAGATTCGCCACAACGACGGTTGGTCTGATGGCCATCGGTATTGGATCGACTGTTATATTCTACACCACCCATCGCCTTGTCATCAAACCCTATCTTCTCGAGAAACGACGCCTGGAAGCCGAGGCCAGTGCGGAGTACCTCTTCCAGCAGGAGGTTCACTCCCAGATTGGCGAGTCAAGACCCAAACGGAGCGAATATTGA
- the Spn27A gene encoding serpin 27A, isoform B, protein MTKMGGNLAVMLLSLFLSALATGNGNSIPTTTTPQGVFETRTDKLPGGAASVPSGAGIYDDIDTFVPFRSDSHDPFSWHLLKTVLQNETADKNVIISPFSVKLVLALLAEAAGAGTQTQVELANTQTDIRSQNNVREFYRKTLNSFKKENQLHETLSVRTKLFTDSFIETQQKFTATLKHFYDSEVEALDFTNPEAAADAINAWAANITQGRLQQLVAPDNVRSSVMLLTNLIYFNGLWRRQFATTFQGSFFRSKDDQSRAEFMEQTDYFYYTTSEKLKAQILRLPYKGKNSLFVLLPYALNGIHDLVKNLENDELKSAQWAMEEVKVKVTLPKFHFDYQQNLKETLRSLGVREIFEDSASLPGLTRGADVAGKVKVSNILQKAGINVNEKGTEAYAATVVEIENKFGGSTAIEEFNVNRPFVFFIEEESTGNILFAGKVHSPTTQN, encoded by the coding sequence ATGACAAAGATGGGCGGAAATTTGGCAGTGATGCTGCTGTCGCTGTTTTTGAGTGCGTTAGCCACGGGCAACGGCAACTCCATACCGACGACCACGACGCCCCAGGGCGTATTCGAAACCCGTACGGACAAGCTGCCCGGTGGCGCTGCCAGCGTGCCCAGTGGAGCGGGTATCTACGACGATATAGATACCTTTGTGCCCTTCCGGAGCGACTCGCACGATCCGTTCTCATGGCATCTACTGAAGACGGTGCTGCAGAACGAGACAGCCGACAAGAATGTGATCATCTCGCCGTTCTCCGTCAAACTGGTGCTGGCCCTGCTGGCTGAGGCGGCCGGAGCCGGAACCCAGACGCAAGTGGAGCTGGCCAACACGCAAACAGACATTCGATCGCAAAATAATGTGCGGGAGTTCTACCGCAAGACACTTAATTCCTTCAAGAAGGAGAACCAGCTCCACGAGACGCTCAGTGTGCGCACCAAGCTCTTCACGGACAGCTTCATCGAGACACAGCAGAAGTTCACGGCCACGCTGAAACACTTCTACGACAGCGAGGTGGAGGCGCTAGACTTCACCAATCCCGAGGCGGCGGCAGATGCCATCAACGCCTGGGCCGCCAACATCACGCAGGGCAGACTTCAGCAGCTAGTAGCCCCGGACAACGTGCGCAGCAGCGTAATGTTGCTGACCAATCTGATCTACTTCAACGGTCTGTGGCGGCGGCAGTTTGCCACCACATTCCAGGGATCCTTCTTCCGCAGCAAGGACGACCAGTCGCGGGCGGAGTTCATGGAGCAGACCGACTACTTCTACTACACCACCTCGGAGAAGCTGAAGGCGCAGATTCTGCGTCTGCCCTACAAGGGCAAGAACTCCCTGTTCGTCCTGCTGCCCTACGCCCTGAATGGCATCCATGACTTGGTCAAGAACCTGGAAAACGACGAGCTAAAGAGCGCTCAGTGGGCCATGGAGGAGGTGAAAGTGAAGGTGACGCTGCCCAAGTTCCATTTCGACTACCAGCAGAACCTTAAGGAGACGTTGCGCAGCCTGGGTGTGCGCGAAATCTTTGAGGACAGCGCCTCGCTGCCGGGATTAACCCGCGGCGCTGATGTCGCCGGCAAAGTAAAGGTGTCTAACATCCTGCAGAAGGCCGGCATTAATGTGAACGAGAAGGGAACGGAGGCCTACGCAGCCACCGTTGTGGAGATCGAAAACAAGTTCGGTGGCAGCACCGCCATCGAGGAATTCAACGTAAACCGGCCGTTTGTGTTCTTTATCGAGGAGGAGTCCACTGGTAACATACTGTTTGCCGGCAAAGTCCACTCACCCACCACCCAGAACTAA
- the CG34310 gene encoding uncharacterized protein, isoform E has translation MQIRRPRGVTVPQLMVVTAIGLLGGIYIWQPLILKYKNEKKTEAETPAVTETSGTTNFINGFKRFATTTVGLMAIGIGSTVIFYTTHRLVIKPYLLEKRRLEAEASAEYLFQQEVHSQIGESRPKRSEY, from the exons ATGCAAATTCGTCGTCCGCGTGGTGTCACTGTTCCGCAATTGATGGTGGTCACGGCCATTGGGCTGCTAGGCGGTATTTACATTTGGCAACCGCTGATTTTGAAGTACAAAAACGAGAAGAAAACCGAGGCAGAAACGCCAGCAGTAACTGAAACTAGTGGAACCACAAA TTTCATTAACGGCTTCAAAAGATTCGCCACAACGACGGTTGGTCTGATGGCCATCGGTATTGGATCGACTGTTATATTCTACACCACCCATCGCCTTGTCATCAAACCCTATCTTCTCGAGAAACGACGCCTGGAAGCCGAGGCCAGTGCGGAGTACCTCTTCCAGCAGGAGGTTCACTCCCAGATTGGCGAGTCAAGACCCAAACGGAGCGAATATTGA